The genomic interval TGGAGCCTCTTACTAGAGTGCGCACTGGCATTGCCAGGCCTTGTTACCACGCATCTCATAGTAGGATTAGGAGAAAGTGAAGCGGATATGGTGAGTCGAATGGCGGTCTGTATCGACAAAGGAATCCGAATTGGCTTATTTGCTTTTACTCCTATACGTGGGACCCCTTGGGCACATCTGAATGCGCCTACAATTGCTCACTATCGGCGCATTCAGATTGCTCATCATCTGCTTAGGAACGGATATAAGCAGGATATCATTGGCTACCAGGATGGGATCATTTCCGAGTATAACGTACCAAAGGTTGAGTTATTAGGGATATTAAAAGACGGTCAAGCATTTCAAACAAGCGGTTGTGATGATTGTAATCGTCCTTACTATAATGAGCGTCCTGGCGGTCTTATGTATAATTATCCTCGCCGCCTTACGTCTTTAGAAGTTACTAAGGCGATTAAGGAGTGCGAAATTATTAGGGGAGAAAATGATGAACTGGCGACTAATTAACAGTGGATTCGCTGATGCCGCAACAAATATGGCTATTGATGAAGCCATATTACTGGCACATAGCGCTGGTAAAGTTCCGCCCACACTCAGGTTCTATGGCTGGCAGCCTGCTGCAGTTAGTCTAGGATATTTTCAAAGGGTGATGTCTGAAATTGATTTGGACCAATGTAAAGAGCGTAACATTGACGTGGTACGCAGATTAACTGGAGGCAGAGCTGTTCTGCATGACGCTGAGCTCACCTATAGTATTGTTGTCCAAGAAGATAACCCTCTAATCCCTAAAACCATTACGGCATCTTATCGTTATTTTAGCAATGGTTTATTAGTTGGTCTTAAGGAACTTGGTATACAGGCGCAAATGACTGTGCCTGCCGCGATTTATGGGCAAAGGAAAAAACAACCTGCGTCAGCGGCCTGTTTTGATGCTCCTTCTCATTACGAAGTAACAGTGGAAGGGCGAAAGCTGGCGGGAAGTGCCCAGGTACGTAAGAATGGCGTTATTTTACAGCATGGATCATTACTATTGCGCTTTTCCGCTGAGCAGTTTGTAGAGTTACTGCGGTTGCCATCAGTAGAAAAACGCCAGCAGACAGCTCAAATGTTAAAGGAGAGAGCTACAGCGATTGAAGATGTGCTAGGAAGAACCGTGACGTGGCAAGAAGTGTATCATCCCATGCCCGAGGCTTTTGGGACGGCTCTAAGCATCAAGCTAGTGGGTGGAGAACTTACAGAAGAAGAACAAAGAGTAAGTAAAGAATTGGCGTCAACAAAATACAGTCAGGACTCCTGGAAAATGCTTCGATAAGCAGTGGCAACAATACGAGGGAGGAGAAAAAATGGATTATGATGTAGCGGTGATCGGCGGTGGTCCTGGAGGCTATGTTGCCGCCATACGAGCGGCCCAATTAGGCGGGAAAGTATTATTGGTAGAAAAGGATAAGATGGGGGGAGTCTGCTTAAACCGCGGTTGTATTCCTACCAAAACCTTATTAAAAAGCGCTGAAAAATGGCAAGAACTTAAGAGTTGTCATGAATTTGGTCTACAGGCTGAGAATATAGGATTTGATTTTGATGCCATTAGATTACGTAAGAATCAAGTTGTTAACAAGCTGCGTGGCGGTATTGAACAGTTAATCAAAAGCAATGCTATAGAAATGATACATGGAGTAGGAGTACTAGAAGGGCCAAATCGGTTGATTATCACACAAGGAAAAGAGAAAATCAGTTATGAAGCAAAAAATATTATTGTTGCTACAGGTTCTGAGCCCATGCATTTACCTATACCAGGCCAGGATTTGCCTAATGTCATTGACAGTAATCAGCTGCTAGAGATAGATCATGTTCCAAGCAGTATGATGGTCATTGGTGCGGGTGCGGTAGGGATTGAATTTGCCGCTATTTTTCAATCCTTTGGCTCAGAAGTAACCGTAGTAGAAATGCTACCGACAATTTTACCAAATATTGACAATGAAATAGTCAAACGTATGGGGATCCTTCTACGCAAACAGGGCATAAAAATGCTGACAAATACCAAAGTAATTGGTATGGAGGAAAACAACGAAGGCGTTAAGGTTTCTCTTGATAATGGTAAGTCAATTCAAGAACTCACTGTGGGAAAAGTATTAGTAGCAACTGGCCGAAAACCTATAGTAGCTGGGCTAGGGCTTGAAGCTGCAGGTATTGATTACAGCCAGGCTGGTATTAAGGTGAACAGCAAAATGGAGACCAATATACCTGGAATTTATGCTATCGGTGATGTCACTGGAGAGGAAATGTGGGCTCATGCCGCCTCGGCAGAGGGTATGGTTGCTGCAGAAAATGCATTGGGTGATAATGTTAGTATGGATTACAGTGCGGTGCCAGGTTGTATATTTACTACGCCAGAATTAGCTATGGTTGGGCTTACTGAGAAGGAGGCTCAAGACACAAACATAGATATAAAAGTTAGTAAATTTAATTTTGCTAGTAATGGTAAGGCTGTTTCTATGGGTGAAACAGATGGTTTGGTCAAAATTATAGCCGATGCTAATAGTAATAAAATATTAGGCATGCACATCTTAGGAGCCCACGCTAGTGATCTAATTATGGAAGGTGCAATCGCTATTCATAATGGCTTAACGGCAGATCAAATTGCACACACAATTCACCCTCATCCTAGTTTATCTGAGACGGTAATGGAGAGCGCCCATGGAATTAATGGTGATATCATCCATCAGTTTATCTTGAAAGGG from Pelosinus sp. IPA-1 carries:
- the lpdA gene encoding dihydrolipoyl dehydrogenase, producing the protein MDYDVAVIGGGPGGYVAAIRAAQLGGKVLLVEKDKMGGVCLNRGCIPTKTLLKSAEKWQELKSCHEFGLQAENIGFDFDAIRLRKNQVVNKLRGGIEQLIKSNAIEMIHGVGVLEGPNRLIITQGKEKISYEAKNIIVATGSEPMHLPIPGQDLPNVIDSNQLLEIDHVPSSMMVIGAGAVGIEFAAIFQSFGSEVTVVEMLPTILPNIDNEIVKRMGILLRKQGIKMLTNTKVIGMEENNEGVKVSLDNGKSIQELTVGKVLVATGRKPIVAGLGLEAAGIDYSQAGIKVNSKMETNIPGIYAIGDVTGEEMWAHAASAEGMVAAENALGDNVSMDYSAVPGCIFTTPELAMVGLTEKEAQDTNIDIKVSKFNFASNGKAVSMGETDGLVKIIADANSNKILGMHILGAHASDLIMEGAIAIHNGLTADQIAHTIHPHPSLSETVMESAHGINGDIIHQFILKGRPL
- a CDS encoding lipoate--protein ligase family protein encodes the protein MMNWRLINSGFADAATNMAIDEAILLAHSAGKVPPTLRFYGWQPAAVSLGYFQRVMSEIDLDQCKERNIDVVRRLTGGRAVLHDAELTYSIVVQEDNPLIPKTITASYRYFSNGLLVGLKELGIQAQMTVPAAIYGQRKKQPASAACFDAPSHYEVTVEGRKLAGSAQVRKNGVILQHGSLLLRFSAEQFVELLRLPSVEKRQQTAQMLKERATAIEDVLGRTVTWQEVYHPMPEAFGTALSIKLVGGELTEEEQRVSKELASTKYSQDSWKMLR
- a CDS encoding radical SAM protein gives rise to the protein MNLWKLSAGTACLIGKKKFKADVLPTTAYIMLGERCKNNCQFCAQSRDSEARVNLLSRVTWPVFPKEEAAAGIRDTYEAGAIKRACLQVVYSANSWDTTVDALELLHANSAVPICISSHLETVKQARELVSRGAERVCIALDAATPELFGKVKKGQWASKWSLLLECALALPGLVTTHLIVGLGESEADMVSRMAVCIDKGIRIGLFAFTPIRGTPWAHLNAPTIAHYRRIQIAHHLLRNGYKQDIIGYQDGIISEYNVPKVELLGILKDGQAFQTSGCDDCNRPYYNERPGGLMYNYPRRLTSLEVTKAIKECEIIRGENDELATN